A DNA window from Rhizobium acidisoli contains the following coding sequences:
- a CDS encoding FadR/GntR family transcriptional regulator, with translation MNDAGLVLVSREESPPEKLSDVVYDGIVGLIARGDLILNSRLPTETELATRFVVSRPVVREALGRLREDGVIISRQGSGSYVKRQPDMAVLQFAQVGSLADVQRCFEFRAGHEAAAAALAAEKWQEEDLERLRVTLDLLERCLRTGAVGIEEDRHFHEAVARATRNHYYISLQLSLAANIATGINITRQLSLLGTSERLRAVQAEHDAIFEAIRQRDQQGARLAMQRHILNARQRMFEGL, from the coding sequence GTGAACGATGCAGGGCTCGTACTCGTGTCTCGGGAAGAAAGTCCTCCCGAAAAACTGAGCGACGTGGTTTACGACGGAATAGTCGGGCTGATCGCGCGCGGAGATTTAATCTTAAACAGCCGCCTTCCAACGGAAACGGAGCTGGCGACACGATTTGTCGTATCGCGTCCCGTTGTTCGAGAGGCGCTCGGGCGACTTCGCGAGGATGGTGTCATCATCTCCCGGCAAGGGTCCGGCTCTTACGTGAAAAGACAACCGGATATGGCGGTCCTTCAGTTCGCGCAAGTTGGATCACTCGCCGATGTGCAGCGGTGTTTCGAATTTCGGGCAGGACACGAGGCCGCCGCCGCCGCACTCGCTGCCGAGAAGTGGCAAGAGGAAGATTTAGAGCGCTTGAGAGTTACTCTTGACCTCCTCGAGCGATGTCTCCGAACTGGAGCAGTCGGGATCGAGGAAGATCGGCACTTTCATGAGGCCGTCGCTCGAGCCACGAGAAACCACTATTATATTTCACTCCAGCTTTCGCTTGCGGCGAACATTGCGACAGGAATAAACATCACCCGTCAGCTTAGCCTGCTGGGGACCTCTGAACGGCTGCGTGCTGTGCAAGCAGAACATGATGCAATTTTCGAGGCTATCCGGCAGCGAGATCAACAGGGTGCCCGATTGGCCATGCAGCGCCACATCCTCAATGCGCGTCAACGCATGTTTGAGGGGCTGTGA
- a CDS encoding aldehyde dehydrogenase family protein, with amino-acid sequence MTIYQNLIGGEWVGTNATKNINPSDTNEVVGLYASANAHDVADAIAAAKAAFPAWSRSGIWERHVILKKAGDEIMARKDELGALLAREEGKTLPEATGEVIRASQIFEFFAGEALRLAGEVIPSVRPNIGVEITREGLGVIGIITPWNFPIAIPAWKIAPALCYGNTVVFKPAELVPACSWAIVDILNRAGLPKGVLNLVMGKGSVVGQAMLESPDVHGITFTGSTGTGRRVAAASIEHNRKFQLEMGGKNPMVVLDDADLSVAVEAAANSGFFSTGQRCTASSRLIVTEGIHDKFVAALTDKLKTLVVDNALKAGTHIGPVVDERQLKTDTDYIEIGKNEGAKLAFGGEVISRDTPGFYLQPTLFTEATNQMRISREEIFGPVVSVIRVKDYDEALATANDTPFGLSAGIATTSLKHATHFKRNSEAGMVMVNLPTAGVDFHVPFGGRKGSSYGPREQGKYAAEFYTTVKAAYTLV; translated from the coding sequence ATGACCATCTACCAGAACCTGATCGGCGGCGAATGGGTCGGCACCAACGCGACGAAGAACATCAATCCGTCCGATACCAACGAAGTCGTCGGCCTCTATGCCAGTGCTAACGCCCACGATGTCGCCGATGCCATCGCCGCCGCCAAAGCGGCTTTCCCGGCCTGGTCGCGCTCGGGCATCTGGGAACGCCACGTTATCCTGAAAAAGGCCGGCGACGAGATCATGGCGCGCAAGGACGAGCTCGGCGCGCTGCTTGCCCGTGAAGAAGGCAAGACCCTGCCTGAGGCGACCGGCGAAGTGATCCGCGCTTCGCAGATCTTCGAGTTCTTCGCAGGCGAAGCCCTGCGGCTGGCCGGCGAGGTCATCCCGTCCGTGCGCCCGAACATCGGCGTCGAAATTACCCGCGAGGGCCTCGGCGTCATCGGCATCATCACGCCGTGGAATTTCCCGATCGCCATCCCGGCCTGGAAGATCGCGCCGGCGCTCTGCTACGGCAACACCGTCGTCTTCAAGCCGGCCGAACTGGTGCCCGCCTGTTCCTGGGCGATCGTCGACATCCTCAACCGCGCCGGCCTGCCGAAGGGCGTGTTGAACCTCGTCATGGGCAAGGGCTCTGTCGTCGGCCAGGCGATGCTCGAAAGCCCCGACGTTCATGGCATCACCTTCACCGGCTCCACCGGCACCGGCCGCCGTGTCGCCGCCGCCTCGATCGAGCATAACCGCAAGTTCCAGCTGGAGATGGGCGGCAAGAACCCGATGGTCGTGCTCGACGATGCCGATCTTTCCGTCGCCGTCGAAGCCGCCGCCAATTCCGGCTTCTTCTCGACCGGCCAGCGCTGCACCGCATCGTCGCGGCTGATCGTCACCGAAGGCATCCACGACAAGTTCGTCGCTGCCCTCACCGACAAGCTGAAGACGCTGGTCGTCGACAATGCGCTGAAGGCCGGCACCCACATCGGCCCCGTCGTCGACGAGCGGCAGCTGAAGACCGATACCGACTATATCGAGATCGGCAAAAACGAAGGCGCCAAACTCGCCTTCGGCGGCGAGGTCATTTCCCGTGACACGCCCGGCTTCTACCTGCAGCCGACGCTGTTTACCGAAGCGACCAACCAGATGCGTATTTCGCGCGAGGAGATCTTCGGACCTGTGGTCTCGGTGATCCGGGTCAAGGACTACGACGAGGCCTTGGCGACCGCCAACGACACACCGTTCGGGCTTTCGGCCGGCATCGCCACCACCAGCCTGAAACATGCGACGCACTTCAAGCGCAATTCCGAGGCCGGCATGGTCATGGTCAACCTGCCGACAGCCGGCGTCGATTTCCACGTTCCCTTCGGCGGCCGCAAGGGCTCGTCCTACGGCCCGCGCGAGCAGGGCAAGTACGCCGCCGAATTCTACACCACCGTCAAGGCGGCCTACACGCTCGTGTGA
- a CDS encoding Re/Si-specific NAD(P)(+) transhydrogenase subunit alpha codes for MKVGAPREIHEDESRVAMTPDSVVHLKNLGYECLIESGAGISAGFSDESYRAVGADVMPSQAAVWTSAEIIVKVRPPVELEIPYLTPDKTLISFFYPVQNYDLLHRIGGKRATVIAMDMVPRISRAQKMDALSSMANIAGYRAVIEAGSNFGRFFTGQVTAAGKVPPAKVLVIGAGVAGLAAIGTATSLGAVTYAFDVRPEVAEQIESMGAEFVFLDFGEEQQDGAATGGYATPSSPEFREKQLAKFRELAPQIDIVITTALIPGRDAPKLWLADMVAMMKPGSVIIDLAAERGGNCDLTVPDKRIVSDNGVIVIGYTDFPSRMAAQASTLYATNIRHMLTDLTPGKDGVIVHNMEDDVLRSATVTYQGEITYPPPPPKVKAIAAAKPKEKVKEPTPEEKRAREMAAFEAQTKNQGMLLAGGTALLLLVGAFAPASFMSHFVVFMLSCFVGFQVIWNVSHSLHTPLMAVTNAVSGIVILGALLQIGSGNRLVVTLAALSVLIATINIVGGFLVTRRMLAMFQKS; via the coding sequence ATCAAGGTGGGCGCTCCAAGAGAGATTCACGAAGACGAGTCGAGAGTTGCGATGACCCCCGACAGTGTGGTCCATCTCAAAAATCTTGGCTATGAATGTTTGATCGAATCTGGAGCGGGCATTTCGGCAGGATTCTCGGACGAATCCTATCGCGCTGTGGGTGCAGACGTCATGCCATCCCAGGCCGCGGTTTGGACCTCGGCAGAGATCATTGTAAAAGTCCGTCCCCCTGTCGAACTCGAGATTCCATATCTCACACCTGACAAGACATTGATCTCGTTCTTTTATCCTGTTCAAAACTACGACCTGCTGCACAGAATAGGCGGGAAGAGGGCCACGGTGATTGCCATGGACATGGTGCCGCGCATCTCGCGCGCCCAGAAGATGGATGCGCTGTCGTCGATGGCCAACATCGCCGGCTACCGGGCGGTGATCGAGGCCGGCAGCAATTTCGGGCGTTTCTTCACCGGCCAGGTGACGGCCGCCGGCAAGGTGCCGCCGGCCAAGGTCTTGGTGATCGGCGCCGGCGTCGCCGGTCTTGCGGCGATCGGTACGGCAACGTCGCTCGGCGCCGTCACATATGCTTTCGACGTACGCCCGGAAGTGGCCGAGCAGATCGAATCCATGGGGGCGGAATTCGTCTTCCTCGACTTCGGCGAAGAACAACAGGATGGCGCCGCGACCGGCGGCTATGCCACGCCGTCCTCGCCGGAGTTCCGTGAGAAGCAGCTTGCCAAGTTCCGCGAACTCGCGCCTCAGATCGACATCGTCATCACCACCGCCCTGATCCCCGGACGGGATGCGCCGAAGCTGTGGCTTGCCGACATGGTAGCGATGATGAAGCCGGGTTCGGTGATCATCGATCTGGCGGCCGAACGCGGCGGCAATTGCGACCTCACGGTTCCCGATAAGCGGATCGTCTCCGACAACGGCGTGATCGTCATCGGCTATACCGATTTCCCGAGCCGCATGGCGGCGCAGGCCTCGACGCTTTATGCCACCAATATCCGCCACATGCTGACGGACCTGACGCCCGGCAAGGATGGGGTGATCGTCCACAACATGGAAGATGACGTCCTCCGCAGTGCGACCGTCACCTATCAGGGCGAGATCACCTATCCGCCGCCACCGCCCAAGGTAAAGGCAATCGCCGCTGCAAAACCGAAGGAAAAGGTGAAGGAGCCGACGCCGGAGGAAAAGCGAGCCCGGGAAATGGCCGCCTTCGAGGCGCAGACCAAGAACCAGGGCATGCTGCTTGCAGGCGGCACGGCCCTGTTGCTTCTCGTAGGCGCCTTTGCGCCGGCAAGCTTCATGAGCCATTTCGTGGTGTTCATGCTCTCCTGCTTCGTCGGCTTCCAGGTGATCTGGAACGTGTCGCATTCGCTGCACACGCCGCTGATGGCAGTGACCAATGCCGTCTCCGGCATCGTCATTCTGGGCGCGCTCTTGCAGATCGGTTCGGGCAACAGGCTGGTGGTGACGCTCGCCGCGTTGTCTGTACTGATCGCCACCATCAACATCGTCGGCGGCTTCCTCGTCACCCGGCGCATGCTCGCCATGTTCCAGAAGTCCTGA
- a CDS encoding NAD(P)(+) transhydrogenase (Re/Si-specific) subunit beta, protein MTIGIVSAAYIAAAVLFILSLGGLSGQESAKRAVLYGISGMALAVVATVFGPGVGNWFIILLMVAGGAVFGHYVASRVQMTEMPQLVAALHSFVGLAAVFIGFNAHLEAWRVVAMDEAARSTLDGFAGILAHKTRVELVIMKVEVFIGVFIGAVTFTGSVIAFGKLAGKVDGKAKKLPGGHILNAAAAILSLFLLMIYIDSGGIWTLILMTAVALFIGYHLIMGIGGADMPVVVSMLNSYSGWAAAAIGFTLGNDLLIVVGALVGSSGAILSYIMCKAMNRSFVSVILGGFGTAGGLPMEIIGEQVAIDAEGVAVALNEADSIIIVPGYGMAVAQAQQAVSELTRKLRSSGKKVRFAIHPVAGRLPGHMNVLLAEAKVPYDIVLEMDEINDDFPHTDVVIVIGSNDIVNPAALEDPNSPIAGMPVLEVWKAKHVFVSKRGRGTGYSGIENPLFYKENTRMFYGDAKKSLAQLLPVLQ, encoded by the coding sequence ATGACGATCGGTATCGTTTCCGCCGCCTATATCGCGGCAGCAGTTCTATTCATCTTGTCGCTCGGCGGCCTCTCCGGCCAGGAGAGCGCCAAGCGCGCCGTCTTGTACGGTATATCGGGCATGGCCTTGGCCGTCGTCGCCACTGTGTTCGGGCCCGGCGTCGGCAACTGGTTCATCATCCTTCTGATGGTAGCCGGCGGCGCGGTCTTCGGCCATTATGTTGCAAGCCGCGTACAGATGACCGAGATGCCGCAGCTCGTCGCGGCACTGCATTCCTTCGTTGGGCTGGCCGCCGTCTTCATCGGCTTCAATGCCCATCTCGAGGCATGGCGGGTCGTTGCCATGGACGAGGCGGCGCGATCGACGCTTGATGGGTTCGCCGGCATTCTCGCCCACAAGACGCGGGTCGAGCTCGTGATCATGAAGGTCGAGGTCTTCATCGGCGTCTTCATCGGCGCGGTGACATTCACCGGATCGGTCATTGCCTTCGGCAAGCTTGCCGGAAAGGTAGACGGCAAGGCGAAGAAGTTGCCGGGCGGACACATTCTAAATGCTGCCGCGGCGATCCTCTCGCTCTTCCTTCTCATGATATACATCGACAGCGGAGGCATCTGGACACTGATCCTGATGACGGCGGTCGCGCTCTTCATCGGCTATCATCTGATCATGGGCATCGGCGGCGCCGACATGCCGGTGGTCGTGTCGATGCTGAACAGCTATTCCGGCTGGGCGGCGGCGGCCATCGGCTTCACGCTCGGCAATGATCTGCTGATCGTGGTCGGGGCGCTCGTCGGTTCTTCCGGCGCCATCCTCTCCTACATCATGTGCAAGGCGATGAACCGCTCTTTCGTCTCGGTCATCCTCGGCGGCTTCGGAACGGCTGGCGGGCTGCCAATGGAAATCATCGGCGAGCAGGTGGCGATCGACGCGGAAGGGGTAGCGGTTGCGCTGAACGAGGCCGACAGCATCATCATCGTCCCGGGCTATGGAATGGCCGTTGCGCAAGCCCAGCAGGCCGTCTCCGAACTGACACGCAAACTGCGCTCCTCAGGCAAGAAGGTCCGCTTCGCCATCCATCCCGTCGCCGGCCGCCTGCCGGGCCACATGAACGTGCTGCTGGCCGAAGCCAAGGTGCCCTACGATATCGTGCTGGAAATGGACGAAATCAATGACGACTTCCCGCACACTGACGTCGTCATCGTTATCGGCTCGAATGACATCGTTAATCCTGCCGCCCTCGAAGATCCGAACTCGCCGATCGCAGGCATGCCAGTGCTGGAAGTATGGAAGGCAAAACACGTGTTCGTGTCGAAGAGAGGGCGGGGCACCGGCTATTCGGGCATCGAAAACCCGCTCTTCTACAAGGAGAACACGCGGATGTTCTATGGTGACGCAAAAAAGTCTCTTGCGCAACTGTTGCCTGTCCTACAATAA
- a CDS encoding helix-turn-helix transcriptional regulator, translating into MSALGDGFNTNLNSFEAATYEAASRDLSFAEPTWRWSVAAGPDKVCSLKFRRLHLPATSITSVEHSIKLEGVARRNPSRITIFFVLAGQIEANDRHKRTSLLIPAGHVASVCEGLGNRVAMDTSTSWLAFHVPQYAMRRYFEDLTGRPYVQEFNLPLISFRHGDAEGLYQTLRQAEADLNGRCSQAPALAKAYQQLALVKLFTKMPSNLCETLERGTPGKAPWQLLKAEAFMLENLGNPITLDQLAGIAGCAPRVLQRLFRTFRGDSPMGVLCTLRLAAAHSTIRSRNLISIGDLACRLQFSNPGRFSVLYKKAYGCSPSSTFRFASDSVDERRMLSHEEQR; encoded by the coding sequence ATGAGCGCGTTGGGGGACGGCTTTAATACAAATTTGAATAGCTTTGAAGCCGCAACCTATGAGGCTGCCAGCCGTGATTTAAGCTTTGCTGAACCAACTTGGAGGTGGTCGGTAGCGGCAGGGCCTGACAAGGTTTGTTCGTTAAAGTTTCGGCGCCTGCATTTGCCCGCGACGTCAATCACGAGCGTTGAGCATTCAATCAAATTGGAAGGAGTGGCGCGGCGCAATCCATCACGCATAACTATATTTTTTGTCCTCGCTGGGCAAATAGAAGCCAATGACAGACACAAACGGACGAGTCTGCTGATTCCCGCAGGCCATGTTGCCAGTGTGTGCGAGGGTTTGGGGAATCGCGTCGCGATGGATACCAGTACGTCCTGGCTCGCATTCCACGTTCCCCAGTATGCAATGAGGCGCTATTTTGAAGACCTAACTGGCAGACCGTATGTGCAGGAATTCAACTTGCCGCTCATTAGCTTCCGACATGGCGACGCTGAAGGGCTTTATCAAACGCTTCGGCAAGCAGAAGCGGATCTAAACGGTCGCTGTTCACAAGCGCCAGCTTTGGCGAAAGCTTATCAACAGTTGGCACTGGTAAAGCTCTTTACAAAGATGCCGAGCAACTTATGCGAAACGTTAGAACGTGGAACGCCTGGGAAAGCGCCTTGGCAGCTTCTTAAGGCCGAGGCTTTCATGCTTGAGAACCTCGGAAACCCCATTACACTGGATCAACTTGCTGGAATTGCCGGATGTGCCCCGCGCGTCCTGCAACGACTCTTCCGCACCTTTCGCGGCGATTCCCCAATGGGCGTTCTTTGTACCCTGCGGCTGGCCGCGGCTCACAGCACGATAAGATCGCGCAATTTGATCAGCATCGGTGATCTAGCATGTCGCCTTCAGTTTTCAAATCCTGGTAGATTTTCTGTTCTTTATAAAAAAGCTTACGGCTGTAGCCCGTCATCTACATTTCGCTTCGCATCGGATTCTGTCGATGAACGACGGATGCTTTCTCATGAAGAGCAGAGATAA
- a CDS encoding porin, which yields MLVSIGATISAASYAQAADAIVAAEPEPVEYVRVCDAYGTGYFYIPGTETCLKINGYVRFQVDVAPNASSIGAGGGGSVPNDSDWDARTRGQVQFTAKSDTEYGPLTGVIVMQFNADNASAQKAQLDSAYLDIAGFRAGLFYSWWDDGLSGETDDIGSPVTLHNSIRYQYETDAFYAGISVDELEDSPFYDGETANNVGVAVGLGGKAGAFSYQITAGYDTDNEEGAVRAMGTVAVGPGTLGLAVVYATNPNAYYNKAEWAIAAEYAIKATDKLKITPAVQYYDNYGVTAGEFNDDVSAWKAGVTIDYQIVDNFSAKVSVQYLDPDNAEDVTSGYFRLQRAF from the coding sequence ATGCTCGTCAGCATCGGCGCTACCATCTCGGCAGCGTCCTATGCGCAAGCTGCTGATGCTATCGTTGCTGCCGAGCCGGAACCGGTTGAATACGTCCGGGTCTGCGACGCCTACGGCACCGGCTACTTCTATATCCCGGGCACCGAAACTTGCCTGAAGATCAACGGCTACGTCCGTTTCCAGGTTGACGTTGCTCCCAACGCCAGCTCCATCGGCGCCGGCGGCGGCGGTTCTGTTCCCAACGACTCCGACTGGGACGCCCGTACGCGCGGCCAGGTTCAGTTCACCGCCAAGAGCGACACCGAGTACGGTCCGCTGACCGGCGTCATCGTCATGCAGTTCAATGCTGACAACGCTTCGGCCCAGAAGGCCCAGCTCGACTCCGCTTACCTCGACATCGCCGGCTTCCGCGCCGGTCTGTTTTACAGCTGGTGGGACGATGGCCTCTCGGGCGAAACCGACGATATCGGCTCGCCGGTCACGCTGCATAACTCCATCCGTTATCAGTACGAAACCGACGCCTTCTACGCCGGCATCAGCGTCGACGAGCTGGAAGACAGCCCGTTCTATGACGGCGAAACCGCCAACAACGTCGGCGTTGCCGTCGGTCTCGGCGGCAAGGCCGGTGCCTTCAGCTACCAGATCACTGCCGGCTACGACACCGACAACGAAGAAGGCGCCGTCCGCGCAATGGGTACGGTTGCTGTCGGTCCGGGCACGCTCGGCCTCGCAGTTGTCTACGCAACGAACCCGAACGCCTACTACAACAAGGCTGAATGGGCGATCGCTGCCGAATACGCCATCAAGGCGACTGACAAGCTGAAGATCACCCCGGCTGTTCAGTACTACGACAACTACGGCGTCACTGCAGGCGAGTTCAACGACGACGTCAGCGCCTGGAAGGCCGGCGTAACGATCGACTACCAGATCGTCGACAACTTCTCGGCAAAGGTTTCGGTTCAGTACCTCGATCCGGACAATGCTGAAGACGTAACCTCGGGCTACTTCCGCCTGCAGCGCGCGTTCTGA
- a CDS encoding ISNCY family transposase, with protein sequence MSFMITMSQKELHRLEVVQKIRDRRLSVVQATEVLDLSRSQVHRLLQAYDRSGEAGLVSKKRSRPSNRRHSEDFRNAALDLIRERYPDFGPTLAREKLIELHQISVAKETLRQWMTEAGIWISRRERKKRIFQPRGRRDCLGELVQIDGSHHWWFENRGPKCALLVYIDDATGKLLHLRFAGSENTFDYLHATKAYLQQWGKPLAFYSDKHGVFRPVHASEKDRTSGLTQFGRALYELNIDIICANTPQAKGRVERANQTLQDRLVKELRLRGIDTIEAANLYAPAFIADFNARFGKPPRNPKDMHRPLAAHENLDAAMCRKEVRTLSQSLTLRYDKVLFILDPTEQAKALAGKKVVVCDYPDGRLEIMHESFALPYRTFDKLRSIHRPEVVDNKRLDDMLSIVAELQAGRELQRSKSGPRRTGQTDHMFGIPDGSQGNGYQKRGRKPGPRTDFMNDPEVIAKRQKALARMEAAE encoded by the coding sequence ATGTCCTTTATGATCACCATGTCGCAGAAAGAATTGCATCGCCTCGAAGTTGTTCAGAAGATCCGTGATCGACGCCTGAGCGTCGTCCAGGCGACTGAGGTGCTCGATCTCAGCCGAAGTCAGGTTCATAGGCTGCTGCAGGCTTATGATCGTTCCGGTGAAGCCGGTCTTGTTTCGAAGAAGCGATCACGGCCGAGCAATCGGCGCCACAGCGAGGATTTTCGCAATGCGGCGCTGGATCTGATCCGCGAACGCTATCCGGATTTCGGTCCGACGTTAGCACGCGAGAAACTGATCGAACTGCATCAGATTTCGGTCGCCAAGGAGACGTTACGCCAATGGATGACCGAGGCCGGCATCTGGATCTCGCGACGCGAACGCAAGAAGCGGATTTTTCAGCCGCGCGGCCGGCGGGATTGTCTCGGCGAGCTCGTCCAGATCGACGGTTCGCATCACTGGTGGTTTGAGAACCGCGGTCCCAAATGCGCCCTGCTCGTCTACATCGATGATGCTACCGGCAAGCTCTTGCATCTGCGGTTCGCCGGATCGGAGAACACCTTCGACTACCTGCATGCGACGAAGGCCTATCTGCAGCAATGGGGCAAACCTCTGGCATTCTATAGCGACAAGCACGGTGTCTTCCGCCCGGTCCATGCATCGGAGAAAGACCGGACGAGCGGCCTGACGCAGTTCGGTCGTGCCCTTTATGAGCTCAACATCGATATCATCTGCGCCAACACCCCGCAGGCCAAAGGTCGCGTGGAACGCGCCAATCAGACGCTGCAGGATCGATTGGTCAAGGAACTGCGGCTGCGCGGCATCGACACGATCGAGGCTGCAAACCTCTATGCACCGGCGTTCATTGCGGATTTCAATGCTCGTTTCGGCAAGCCGCCGCGCAATCCGAAGGACATGCATCGGCCGCTGGCCGCACATGAGAACCTCGATGCCGCCATGTGCCGGAAGGAGGTCCGCACGCTGTCGCAGTCCCTGACGCTACGCTACGACAAGGTCCTGTTCATCCTCGATCCGACGGAACAGGCCAAGGCGCTGGCGGGTAAGAAGGTCGTCGTCTGCGACTATCCGGATGGTCGCCTCGAGATCATGCACGAGAGTTTTGCCCTGCCCTACAGAACCTTCGATAAGTTGCGATCGATACATAGACCCGAAGTCGTCGACAACAAGCGTTTGGACGACATGCTTTCGATCGTCGCTGAGCTGCAGGCTGGACGTGAACTGCAGCGCAGTAAGAGCGGCCCGCGCCGCACCGGTCAGACGGATCATATGTTTGGGATACCGGATGGTAGCCAGGGCAACGGTTATCAAAAGCGTGGTCGCAAGCCCGGCCCGCGGACGGACTTCATGAACGATCCGGAAGTCATTGCCAAACGGCAGAAGGCGCTGGCGCGGATGGAGGCTGCCGAATGA
- a CDS encoding IS30 family transposase, with the protein MSRCYSHLTLADRRRLHHWVERKVPINEMARQLGRHRSTIYREIKRNTFRDRELPDYDGYYSTVADDIRKERRRRLRKLVRHPQLRELVIEQLEALWSPEQIAGRLLADGVCTVRVCTETIYRFIYCKEDYALKLYQHLPEGRRKRRARGSRKPRDGAFPAACRISQRPDFIGDRSQFGHWEGDLLIFQRDLGTANVTSLIERKSRYTVMIKNQSRHSRPIMDKIIEAFSSLPAFARQSFTFDRGTEFAGFRALEDGIGARSWFCDPSAPWQKGAVENTNKRIRRFMPGETDLTAVSQRNLIQLARHLNDQPRKCLDYRTPAEVFMAHLQEGR; encoded by the coding sequence ATGTCGCGATGCTATTCACACTTGACCCTCGCCGATCGACGGCGCCTGCATCATTGGGTCGAGCGGAAGGTTCCGATCAATGAGATGGCCCGCCAACTCGGTCGCCATCGCTCGACCATCTATCGTGAGATCAAGCGCAATACGTTTCGCGATCGCGAACTACCGGACTACGACGGCTACTACAGCACGGTTGCTGACGACATCCGCAAAGAGCGGCGACGGCGTTTGAGGAAGCTTGTGCGGCACCCGCAATTGCGCGAACTGGTTATCGAGCAGTTGGAGGCGCTTTGGTCACCCGAACAGATCGCCGGCCGCCTACTCGCGGATGGCGTTTGCACCGTGCGTGTCTGCACCGAGACGATCTATCGCTTCATCTACTGCAAGGAAGATTATGCGCTGAAGCTCTATCAGCATCTGCCGGAGGGCCGCCGCAAACGCCGCGCTCGCGGTTCGAGGAAACCCCGCGACGGTGCCTTTCCTGCTGCCTGCAGGATATCGCAACGACCTGATTTCATTGGTGATCGCTCGCAATTCGGCCACTGGGAAGGCGACTTGTTGATCTTCCAACGTGACTTGGGCACCGCCAACGTCACTTCCCTGATCGAGCGCAAAAGCCGCTACACCGTGATGATCAAGAACCAGAGCCGGCACTCGCGGCCGATCATGGACAAGATCATCGAAGCATTCTCTTCCTTGCCGGCGTTCGCACGCCAGAGCTTCACCTTTGATCGCGGCACCGAGTTTGCGGGATTCAGGGCTTTGGAAGATGGTATCGGCGCGCGCAGCTGGTTCTGCGATCCCAGCGCACCGTGGCAGAAAGGCGCAGTGGAAAACACCAACAAGCGCATTCGCCGCTTTATGCCAGGCGAGACGGACCTGACGGCCGTCTCGCAACGCAACCTCATCCAGCTTGCTCGCCATCTCAACGACCAGCCAAGAAAGTGCCTCGATTACAGGACACCGGCCGAAGTGTTCATGGCACATTTGCAAGAAGGACGCTGA